The following are encoded together in the Desulfovibrio sp. JC022 genome:
- the fliN gene encoding flagellar motor switch protein FliN, which yields MMSDDLDQDKLAQEWADALTDDSEGGDPLGGDPGNGNDEALADEWAAALADQDDGGAADEDALADEWAAALGEQGDEGGGEMDLDAGGGGDEGLADEWAAALAEDTGDDIRKEKEQEFLRTQTRDADFKDLTNEAKNPRHDGSRRDLDFILDIPLDVSAELGRSRMLINELLQLGTGSVVELTKLAGEPLEIYVNGKLVARGEAVVINEKFGIRLTDIISPIERVKHLA from the coding sequence ATGATGTCAGATGATCTTGATCAGGATAAACTCGCGCAGGAGTGGGCGGACGCACTCACTGACGATTCCGAAGGTGGTGACCCTCTGGGCGGTGATCCCGGTAACGGTAATGACGAAGCTTTAGCTGATGAATGGGCTGCGGCTCTGGCCGACCAGGATGATGGCGGAGCAGCCGACGAGGATGCCCTTGCTGACGAATGGGCGGCTGCCCTCGGTGAGCAGGGTGATGAGGGCGGCGGTGAAATGGATCTCGACGCCGGTGGCGGCGGAGATGAAGGTCTTGCTGATGAATGGGCTGCTGCGCTGGCGGAAGATACCGGTGATGACATCCGCAAGGAAAAAGAACAGGAATTTCTGCGCACCCAGACCCGTGATGCTGATTTCAAGGACCTGACCAATGAAGCCAAGAACCCGCGCCATGACGGTTCAAGGCGTGACCTCGATTTTATTCTCGATATTCCGCTGGATGTTTCTGCGGAACTGGGCCGTTCAAGGATGCTCATCAACGAGCTTCTGCAACTGGGAACCGGTTCTGTTGTTGAATTGACCAAGCTGGCCGGGGAACCCCTTGAAATCTATGTTAACGGCAAGCTGGTTGCTCGTGGCGAGGCTGTTGTTATTAATGAAAAATTCGGTATCAGGCTGACTGATATTATCAGTCCCATTGAAAGGGTGAAGCACCTTGCCTAA
- the fliL gene encoding flagellar basal body-associated protein FliL has protein sequence MADDGQEPKKKGGMLKWIILILLLAILGGGGFFAYKKFFAAQPDDAVEEQKDEQAAEGEDPGTLPGDGFTITLPTFVVNLADPLGRRYLKLGIDVEVVSEEAVAELSKKEPMVKDTLILLLSSKTYQDLSTMESKILLKKEIVDRLNQIMGGSKVLQVYFTDMVIQ, from the coding sequence ATGGCTGATGATGGTCAGGAACCGAAAAAGAAAGGCGGAATGCTGAAGTGGATAATCCTTATCCTGCTTCTGGCGATACTTGGTGGCGGTGGTTTTTTCGCCTACAAGAAATTTTTTGCCGCCCAGCCTGATGATGCTGTGGAAGAACAGAAGGATGAGCAGGCTGCCGAGGGTGAAGATCCCGGAACCCTGCCCGGTGACGGATTCACCATTACCCTGCCTACTTTTGTAGTCAACCTTGCTGATCCGCTCGGGCGCAGGTATCTTAAGCTCGGAATTGATGTTGAAGTTGTCAGCGAGGAAGCTGTGGCTGAGCTTTCCAAGAAAGAACCCATGGTCAAGGATACGCTTATCCTGCTGCTTTCCAGCAAGACTTATCAGGATCTTTCCACCATGGAGAGCAAAATTCTCCTGAAAAAGGAAATTGTAGACCGGTTGAATCAAATTATGGGCGGTTCCAAGGTTTTACAGGTATATTTTACGGATATGGTTATCCAGTAG
- a CDS encoding OmpA family protein, translating into MGRDKVKKPPDPGGGWLVTFSDLVTLLLTFFVLLLSMASMDQSFITRVTIMPAELGFLDKRGSGRVTAKVKLVSEFLERPWEVLEKQNRIKDLLFPDDVLPPDMDRATLNENLKVLAKPEGVALVLTDKLMFPLGKSELDERAKILLYQFVPVLDYLGAADVNIAGYTDNVGGMSPANFQLSGGRAMAVLTFFVEQGIQNDRLTVSACGPTFPLYSNTTPEGRAQNRRVEILIKTTPPMGGY; encoded by the coding sequence ATGGGCCGCGATAAAGTAAAAAAGCCGCCGGATCCGGGTGGGGGATGGCTGGTAACATTCTCTGATCTGGTCACCCTGCTTTTGACTTTTTTTGTGCTCTTGCTAAGTATGGCTTCAATGGACCAGAGTTTTATTACCCGGGTTACCATTATGCCTGCTGAACTTGGATTTCTGGACAAACGCGGTTCCGGGCGGGTAACGGCCAAAGTGAAGTTGGTCAGTGAATTTCTTGAAAGGCCGTGGGAAGTGCTGGAAAAACAGAATCGGATCAAGGATCTGCTTTTCCCGGATGATGTTTTGCCGCCTGATATGGACCGGGCTACTCTTAATGAGAACCTGAAGGTACTTGCTAAACCTGAAGGTGTGGCTTTGGTGCTTACGGATAAGCTAATGTTTCCCCTTGGTAAATCGGAACTTGACGAGAGGGCAAAAATACTGCTTTACCAGTTTGTTCCGGTGCTGGATTATCTGGGAGCCGCGGATGTGAATATTGCCGGGTATACGGATAATGTCGGCGGCATGAGTCCGGCGAACTTCCAATTATCCGGTGGGCGGGCCATGGCCGTACTCACGTTTTTTGTGGAGCAGGGCATCCAAAATGACCGGTTGACAGTTTCCGCTTGCGGGCCGACCTTTCCGTTGTACAGCAACACAACTCCGGAAGGGCGCGCACAGAACAGGCGGGTTGAAATATTGATAAAGACAACACCCCCCATGGGGGGGTATTAG
- a CDS encoding flagellar motor protein MotB, with amino-acid sequence MGRKKKPQEPEGQPLWLITFSDLMTLMLTFFVLLVSMSVVDERRKMVVLGSIIGTFGFGSKGFDVLSDTQSRKTVQVGPMELQEGLEPIKPLLWEFAEEDLRFESNRFVQILSIGADVLFTPDSTSVSLEGARILDTVLPVLKRVKHPVLVAGHTSILRDELGEDYRVEDRDLTPDISWKLSLSRSLAVYNYLIRNGMNPEMLKLEAFGKFRPRHPNSTPEGRRMNRRVDLVLDTRSAAVSKEIKEYQPPRKENDKFKFDDFVFPIGDADKPRTKQ; translated from the coding sequence ATGGGTAGGAAGAAAAAGCCGCAAGAGCCTGAAGGTCAGCCTTTATGGCTGATTACCTTCAGTGACTTGATGACCCTGATGCTCACCTTTTTTGTGCTGCTGGTGAGTATGTCGGTTGTTGATGAACGGCGTAAGATGGTGGTGCTCGGTTCCATTATCGGTACGTTCGGGTTCGGTTCCAAAGGATTCGATGTTCTTTCCGACACCCAGTCCCGCAAAACCGTTCAGGTCGGCCCTATGGAGCTTCAGGAAGGTCTGGAGCCTATCAAGCCCTTGCTCTGGGAATTTGCCGAAGAGGATTTGCGTTTTGAATCCAACAGGTTTGTGCAGATTCTTTCCATTGGAGCCGATGTTCTTTTTACCCCGGACAGCACCTCCGTTTCACTTGAGGGTGCGCGAATTCTTGATACAGTTCTCCCGGTGCTCAAAAGGGTTAAGCACCCTGTGCTGGTTGCCGGACATACTTCTATCCTTCGTGATGAGCTTGGGGAAGACTACCGTGTTGAAGACCGGGATTTAACCCCTGATATTTCATGGAAACTTTCTTTGAGCAGGTCACTTGCGGTTTATAATTACCTGATCCGCAACGGCATGAATCCGGAAATGTTGAAGCTGGAGGCATTCGGTAAATTCAGGCCCCGCCATCCAAACTCCACTCCCGAGGGACGCAGGATGAATCGCAGGGTTGATCTGGTGCTTGATACTCGCAGCGCGGCTGTTTCTAAGGAAATCAAGGAGTATCAGCCTCCGCGTAAGGAAAACGATAAATTCAAATTTGATGATTTTGTCTTTCCCATTGGTGATGCTGACAAACCCCGGACCAAGCAGTGA
- a CDS encoding motility protein A — protein sequence MDLGTVIGIVLSFGLVLSAILVGSPLGIFISVPSVLIVIGGTIGASLVNYPMGHVLGVVGVIKKTFFSSLESPGEIIDKFMDFANRARREGILSLEPALKSIEDDFLRKGLQLTVDGLEPQVIQEILETEIQYLENRHETGAEILKIFADFAPAMGMIGTVIGLVQMLQTMSDPSTIGPAMAVALLTTLYGAILANLVFTPMSGKLKTRSKEEILLREMVMEGIIAISKGENPKIIEEKLNSFLPPKIRKITD from the coding sequence ATGGATCTGGGTACAGTAATAGGAATAGTTCTTTCTTTCGGACTTGTGCTTTCGGCTATTCTGGTCGGAAGTCCCTTGGGTATTTTTATTTCCGTTCCCTCTGTACTGATCGTTATCGGCGGGACCATCGGGGCCTCGCTGGTCAACTATCCCATGGGCCATGTCTTGGGCGTTGTAGGGGTTATTAAAAAGACTTTTTTTTCCAGTCTTGAATCACCGGGTGAGATCATTGATAAGTTCATGGATTTCGCCAACCGCGCCCGCCGTGAAGGCATTCTTTCTCTTGAACCTGCCTTGAAATCCATTGAAGACGACTTTCTGCGCAAAGGGCTGCAACTTACTGTTGACGGCCTTGAGCCGCAGGTTATTCAGGAAATTCTGGAAACAGAAATCCAGTACCTTGAGAACAGGCATGAAACCGGGGCTGAGATCCTGAAGATTTTTGCCGACTTTGCTCCGGCCATGGGTATGATCGGTACGGTTATCGGGCTGGTGCAGATGCTCCAGACCATGAGTGACCCAAGTACCATCGGGCCTGCCATGGCTGTTGCGCTGCTGACCACTCTTTACGGTGCGATTCTGGCAAACCTTGTCTTTACTCCCATGTCCGGAAAGCTCAAAACCCGCAGTAAAGAGGAAATCCTGCTTCGGGAAATGGTCATGGAAGGCATCATCGCAATTTCCAAAGGTGAGAACCCCAAGATTATTGAGGAGAAGCTGAACAGCTTCCTGCCTCCGAAAATCCGCAAGATTACCGATTAG
- a CDS encoding YggS family pyridoxal phosphate-dependent enzyme, producing MSNREKELVENISEVKEEVAQACLRAGRKPEEVTVMAVSKLHAASDIEMLYNAGHRCFGESYVQEALAKQDELSGLDIDWHFIGGLQSKKAKQVAGKFCAVHSVDSSKLAGLLNKKAEALDTVQNILIQVNTACEEQKCGVTEETLPALIEEIQGYGNLKLTGLMCLPPFFGDPEGARPYFARLRMLSEGMEKLFGIKLPELSMGMTGDFRVAIEEGSTMIRVGTRIFGKRPGY from the coding sequence ATGAGTAACAGAGAAAAAGAACTTGTTGAGAATATTTCAGAGGTTAAGGAAGAAGTGGCTCAGGCCTGCTTAAGGGCCGGTCGTAAACCAGAGGAAGTCACCGTCATGGCGGTTTCCAAACTTCACGCAGCCTCTGATATCGAGATGTTGTACAATGCCGGACATCGCTGCTTTGGCGAATCTTACGTACAGGAAGCCTTAGCCAAGCAGGATGAGCTGTCCGGTCTTGATATAGACTGGCATTTTATAGGTGGGTTGCAGTCCAAAAAGGCCAAACAGGTGGCCGGAAAGTTCTGCGCAGTGCATAGTGTGGATTCATCCAAGCTGGCCGGACTGCTTAATAAAAAGGCCGAGGCTCTGGATACGGTCCAGAATATCCTCATTCAGGTAAATACCGCTTGTGAGGAACAGAAGTGCGGGGTGACCGAAGAGACACTCCCCGCTCTGATTGAAGAGATTCAGGGTTACGGCAACCTCAAGCTGACCGGGCTGATGTGTTTGCCGCCTTTTTTCGGTGATCCGGAAGGGGCAAGGCCCTACTTTGCAAGGTTGCGTATGCTCTCCGAAGGTATGGAAAAACTTTTCGGAATCAAGCTGCCGGAACTTTCCATGGGCATGACCGGGGATTTCCGGGTAGCCATTGAGGAAGGCTCCACCATGATCAGGGTCGGAACCAGAATTTTTGGCAAAAGACCGGGATACTAA
- the era gene encoding GTPase Era — protein sequence MSEEYKFGWVALIGPPNAGKSTLMNHYLGQKVAIVSPKPQTTRNRISGILSNENSQIVFLDTPGIHRMRGKMNRFLLESAWEALGSANAIVVLFDAALYAAKPHLMEQELAPVVKPVNQSNKKLFVAVNKIDKVKDKAKLLPVMEKAQELWPEAEFIPVSALKGDGADVLLEKVIETLPEGPPMFPEDQVSTVPMRFMAAETVREKLFMSLQQELPYSTAVEIEFWTEETERNLVNIGAIIYTTKKNHKGMIIGKGGQNLKKIGTQARKELEEMLEMKVMLELWVKVREGWTEDVGFLRSLGLGE from the coding sequence ATGTCTGAAGAATATAAATTTGGCTGGGTGGCTTTGATCGGTCCCCCTAACGCTGGTAAATCCACTCTCATGAACCACTATCTGGGCCAGAAGGTGGCGATTGTTTCACCTAAACCCCAGACCACCCGTAACCGCATCAGCGGTATTTTGAGCAATGAAAACTCACAGATTGTCTTTTTGGACACTCCCGGCATCCACCGCATGCGCGGAAAGATGAACCGTTTTCTGCTTGAGTCTGCGTGGGAAGCGCTTGGAAGTGCCAATGCCATCGTGGTTCTCTTTGACGCTGCTCTTTACGCAGCCAAGCCCCATCTCATGGAGCAGGAACTGGCTCCGGTAGTTAAACCGGTCAACCAGTCCAATAAAAAGCTGTTCGTGGCAGTAAACAAAATCGACAAGGTTAAAGATAAAGCAAAATTGCTTCCGGTAATGGAAAAGGCTCAGGAACTCTGGCCTGAAGCTGAATTCATTCCTGTTTCCGCTCTTAAAGGTGATGGCGCGGATGTTTTGCTGGAAAAAGTTATTGAGACTCTGCCTGAAGGGCCGCCCATGTTCCCTGAAGATCAGGTTTCAACTGTACCCATGCGCTTCATGGCTGCTGAAACCGTGCGCGAAAAGTTGTTTATGAGCTTGCAGCAGGAACTGCCTTATTCCACAGCAGTGGAAATTGAATTCTGGACCGAAGAAACCGAGCGTAATCTGGTCAATATCGGGGCCATTATTTATACCACCAAGAAGAACCACAAAGGTATGATCATCGGTAAGGGCGGGCAGAACCTTAAGAAAATCGGCACTCAGGCCAGAAAAGAACTGGAAGAGATGCTTGAGATGAAGGTCATGCTTGAACTTTGGGTTAAAGTCCGTGAGGGCTGGACTGAAGATGTGGGTTTCTTGCGTTCCCTTGGACTTGGTGAGTAG
- the topA gene encoding type I DNA topoisomerase translates to MSKDLIVVESPAKVKTISKFLGKNYQVAASVGHVRDLPKNKLGVEEDGDFTPQYQIIPGKEDVVNKLKKAAAKADHVFLAPDPDREGEAIGWHVAAIIQEVNQNVSRIQFNEITARAVKEALEHPKPLNEQLFDSQQARRILDRLVGYKISPILWKKVKRGISAGRVQSVALKLVVEREKARRAFIPEEYWLFKAHVEGNNPPPFVADLWKVDGKKAEIGSADEAEALQSNVKGVPFEITDLTEKERKRNPLPPYITSTLQQDANRRLGYSAKRTMTLAQRLYEGVELGDKGTTALITYMRTDSVRIANEARDTAKKVILEKYGDEFYPAKPRVYKSKGGAQDAHEAIRPVDATIMPEDVKPFLPADQFKVYKLIWNRFIASQMAPARFWDTVVTIQAKNTIWRSKGERLLFPGFMRVTGKTGDEKLIELPKLEKGEVLKVEKIDSEQKFTQPPARYSEASLVRELEEKGIGRPSTYASIISTIQDRGYVNLEEKKFIPTELGFVVSDQLSEHFKELMDVGFTAAMEKQLDDVADGKIEWTFLMKNFVDGFYPTLETASKEMKRGGEDTGIVCEKCGSPMVIKFGRTGEFLGCSNYPDCKSIVNFTRDEKGKIVVLEEEPPEETGVTCEKCGSPMAIKRSSRGEFLGCTGYPDCRNIKNFERDDDGKIKVVETPSALKVGKCPDCKDGELIIKHARTGSRFIACSNYPDCKHAKPFSTGVKCPREGCKGELVEKSSRRGKLFYSCDQYPDCDYAVWYPPIDGPCPKCGHPVLVKKTTRAKGEHIACPEKGCGYVQGEDEG, encoded by the coding sequence ATGAGCAAAGATTTGATTGTTGTTGAGTCCCCGGCAAAGGTGAAGACTATCAGTAAGTTTCTTGGTAAAAATTACCAGGTGGCCGCATCCGTCGGTCACGTGCGTGACCTGCCCAAGAATAAACTGGGAGTCGAAGAAGATGGTGATTTTACCCCCCAGTACCAGATCATTCCCGGTAAAGAGGATGTGGTCAATAAGCTGAAGAAGGCAGCGGCTAAGGCCGATCATGTCTTCCTGGCACCTGACCCCGACCGCGAAGGGGAGGCCATCGGCTGGCACGTTGCGGCTATTATTCAGGAAGTGAACCAGAACGTCAGCCGTATCCAGTTCAACGAAATTACCGCAAGAGCTGTTAAAGAAGCTCTAGAACATCCGAAGCCGCTCAATGAACAGCTTTTCGATTCCCAGCAGGCCCGTCGTATTCTGGACCGTCTGGTGGGTTACAAAATTTCTCCCATTCTTTGGAAAAAGGTAAAAAGGGGTATTTCCGCAGGGCGCGTGCAGTCCGTTGCGCTCAAGCTTGTAGTGGAGCGTGAAAAGGCCCGCCGTGCTTTTATTCCTGAAGAATACTGGCTCTTTAAAGCCCATGTGGAAGGCAATAATCCACCGCCTTTCGTGGCCGACCTCTGGAAAGTGGACGGCAAAAAGGCCGAGATCGGTTCTGCTGATGAAGCGGAAGCCCTCCAGAGTAACGTAAAGGGTGTGCCTTTTGAGATTACTGATCTCACAGAGAAGGAGCGTAAGCGTAATCCCCTGCCTCCTTACATCACTTCCACCTTGCAGCAGGACGCCAACCGCAGACTCGGTTATTCCGCCAAGCGGACCATGACTCTTGCCCAGCGTCTTTATGAAGGTGTTGAGCTTGGTGATAAAGGTACAACAGCACTGATCACCTATATGCGTACTGATTCCGTGCGTATCGCTAACGAAGCTCGGGATACTGCCAAGAAGGTTATCCTTGAAAAATACGGGGATGAATTCTACCCGGCCAAGCCTCGCGTCTATAAATCCAAAGGCGGCGCGCAGGATGCTCACGAAGCTATCCGCCCTGTTGACGCGACAATCATGCCTGAAGATGTGAAACCTTTTCTGCCTGCGGACCAGTTCAAGGTCTACAAGCTCATCTGGAACCGCTTCATCGCTTCCCAGATGGCTCCGGCCCGTTTCTGGGATACCGTGGTCACCATTCAGGCCAAGAACACCATCTGGCGTTCCAAGGGCGAAAGATTGCTCTTTCCCGGTTTTATGCGCGTTACCGGCAAGACCGGTGATGAAAAGCTCATTGAGTTGCCCAAGCTGGAAAAGGGCGAAGTGCTCAAGGTCGAGAAGATCGACAGCGAACAGAAGTTTACTCAGCCCCCGGCCCGTTATTCCGAAGCTTCCCTCGTCCGTGAGCTGGAAGAGAAAGGTATCGGTCGTCCGTCGACTTATGCATCCATTATTTCTACCATTCAGGATCGCGGTTACGTGAATCTTGAGGAAAAGAAATTTATCCCCACGGAACTCGGTTTTGTGGTCAGCGACCAGCTTTCCGAGCATTTTAAGGAACTCATGGATGTCGGGTTCACCGCTGCCATGGAAAAGCAGCTTGATGATGTTGCTGACGGCAAGATCGAGTGGACCTTTTTGATGAAAAATTTCGTGGACGGGTTTTATCCCACCCTTGAAACCGCGTCCAAGGAAATGAAGCGCGGCGGAGAGGATACCGGAATTGTTTGTGAAAAATGTGGTTCACCCATGGTTATAAAGTTTGGACGTACCGGGGAATTTCTCGGCTGTTCCAACTACCCGGACTGCAAAAGCATCGTCAATTTCACCCGCGATGAAAAGGGTAAGATCGTAGTTCTGGAAGAGGAACCGCCGGAAGAGACCGGGGTTACCTGTGAGAAATGCGGCAGTCCTATGGCTATCAAACGTTCCAGTCGCGGTGAATTCCTCGGCTGTACCGGATATCCTGATTGCCGCAATATTAAGAATTTCGAGCGCGATGATGACGGCAAAATCAAGGTTGTGGAAACACCTTCAGCCTTGAAGGTCGGTAAATGTCCAGATTGTAAGGACGGCGAGCTGATTATCAAACATGCCCGTACCGGAAGCCGTTTTATTGCCTGCTCCAATTACCCTGATTGCAAACACGCCAAACCGTTCTCTACCGGGGTCAAATGTCCTCGTGAAGGTTGCAAAGGCGAGTTGGTGGAAAAAAGCTCCCGCCGTGGAAAACTTTTTTACTCCTGCGATCAGTACCCGGATTGCGATTATGCGGTCTGGTATCCGCCCATTGACGGGCCCTGCCCGAAATGTGGACATCCTGTGCTGGTCAAAAAGACCACCCGCGCCAAAGGTGAGCATATTGCCTGCCCGGAAAAAGGGTGTGGCTATGTTCAGGGTGAGGACGAAGGGTAA
- a CDS encoding Hpt domain-containing protein, producing MATLDEKLAELNKRYAAALGGRVEELEGYLSAYERGGDDADLEKLYKNAHAVAGSARTFGLPKVTVKAKELELSARDGNDIKILQEKLSALKKCISS from the coding sequence ATGGCTACACTTGACGAAAAGCTTGCTGAGCTTAATAAGAGATATGCTGCGGCACTCGGTGGGCGTGTTGAAGAGCTGGAAGGTTATCTTTCTGCTTATGAGCGCGGCGGCGATGACGCTGATCTCGAAAAGCTGTACAAAAACGCCCATGCTGTGGCTGGTTCGGCGCGGACTTTCGGCTTGCCGAAAGTGACAGTCAAGGCCAAGGAGCTGGAACTTTCGGCCCGTGATGGCAATGACATAAAAATTTTACAGGAAAAATTATCAGCGTTGAAAAAATGTATTTCTTCCTGA
- a CDS encoding APC family permease, with protein sequence MDNLQKKYGFWTATAMVVGIVIGSGVFFKADDVLKAAGGDLPTALLAWLIGGTIMVVTAYVFSKIATRIEKVNGLVDYFEEAYGEKAGYMVGWFMTFIYYPTLVAVLAWVSANYSVGLMGMKDMLWPLSFVYLTAFFLLNYYSPVLAGKWQVSSTIIKLIPLGLVAVVGGITGLSSGQTMQNFMQTASEISGSGGGLAVATLSTAFAYEGWIIATVINAELKDAKKTLPRALVVGTIAVMTIYMLYYLGISGVLTNDQVLAEGDAAPVRVIEMIFGNVGGTLLTVFVIISCLGTLNGLIMGSARGMFSIASRNLGPRADLFRQVNPVTNSTSWSAIIGYFLSCFWLVVWYGNFHGWWGQFMDVSELPIAFLYVIYISIYIWVMKTFTDLGPLSRFLCPLLAGCGSVYIIWGAIQKDMFIHFLIIFLLIQAAGGLLMNSSKR encoded by the coding sequence ATGGATAATTTACAGAAGAAATACGGTTTCTGGACTGCAACCGCTATGGTTGTGGGGATCGTAATCGGCTCAGGGGTTTTCTTTAAAGCCGATGACGTTCTCAAGGCTGCGGGTGGCGATCTGCCCACCGCACTGCTTGCATGGCTGATCGGTGGTACCATCATGGTTGTTACCGCATATGTTTTTTCAAAGATCGCGACCCGTATTGAGAAGGTTAACGGTCTGGTTGACTATTTTGAAGAAGCTTACGGTGAGAAAGCCGGGTACATGGTCGGTTGGTTTATGACCTTTATCTATTACCCGACTCTGGTTGCGGTTCTGGCCTGGGTATCCGCCAACTATTCTGTTGGTTTGATGGGTATGAAAGATATGCTCTGGCCCCTGTCCTTTGTTTATTTGACCGCATTTTTCCTGCTCAACTACTATTCTCCGGTTCTGGCCGGTAAGTGGCAGGTTTCCTCTACTATAATCAAGCTGATCCCGCTCGGTCTTGTGGCTGTTGTTGGTGGTATTACCGGTCTTTCCAGCGGTCAGACCATGCAGAACTTCATGCAGACTGCCAGTGAAATTTCCGGCAGCGGCGGCGGACTTGCCGTGGCTACCCTTTCCACCGCCTTTGCTTACGAAGGCTGGATTATCGCAACCGTCATCAACGCCGAACTTAAAGACGCTAAAAAGACCCTGCCCCGTGCACTTGTTGTCGGTACCATCGCGGTAATGACCATTTACATGCTTTATTATCTGGGTATTTCCGGCGTACTGACCAATGATCAGGTTCTTGCTGAAGGCGACGCCGCACCTGTGCGTGTTATTGAAATGATCTTCGGTAATGTTGGCGGCACCCTGCTGACCGTGTTTGTTATTATTTCCTGCCTCGGTACGCTGAACGGCCTGATCATGGGGTCTGCTCGCGGCATGTTCTCCATTGCTTCCCGTAACCTCGGTCCCCGTGCTGATCTTTTCAGGCAGGTTAACCCGGTTACCAATAGCACCAGCTGGTCCGCAATTATCGGTTACTTTCTGTCCTGCTTCTGGCTGGTAGTCTGGTACGGTAACTTTCACGGCTGGTGGGGTCAGTTTATGGATGTATCCGAACTGCCCATCGCATTCCTGTATGTGATTTACATCTCTATTTACATCTGGGTGATGAAGACTTTTACCGACCTCGGACCTCTGAGTCGTTTCCTCTGCCCATTGCTGGCGGGTTGCGGTTCAGTGTACATTATCTGGGGTGCAATCCAGAAGGATATGTTCATCCACTTCCTGATAATCTTCCTGCTGATTCAAGCAGCAGGGGGCTTGTTGATGAACAGCTCCAAACGCTAA
- a CDS encoding RNHCP domain-containing protein gives MSRQQKTIHIDTNPFICENCGLTVPSPESGTQNRNHCPHCLHSKHMDMKIGDRRSGCRGIMEPIGLWVKENKECAVIHRCQKCGFIRTNRIAGDDNEVVLFTLAARLITQLPFPANIALEKIERQQMGGEI, from the coding sequence ATGTCCAGACAACAAAAAACCATCCACATCGATACCAACCCGTTCATCTGCGAAAATTGCGGTCTTACAGTACCGTCCCCAGAAAGCGGTACCCAGAACCGGAACCATTGTCCCCATTGTTTGCACAGCAAGCATATGGATATGAAAATCGGGGACCGCCGTTCCGGCTGCCGGGGGATCATGGAACCGATCGGCTTGTGGGTAAAAGAAAACAAGGAGTGTGCAGTTATTCATCGCTGCCAGAAGTGCGGCTTTATCCGCACCAACCGTATTGCAGGCGACGACAATGAGGTAGTGCTGTTCACACTGGCTGCACGGTTGATTACCCAATTGCCCTTCCCGGCGAATATCGCACTGGAAAAAATTGAACGTCAGCAGATGGGCGGTGAAATATGA
- the rsgA gene encoding ribosome small subunit-dependent GTPase A has translation MMNINKLGWNSFFEDQFQTYREQGLSVGRVLREVRGQYTLYSAQGLISGDVSGHFHYRAIDRSDYPTVGDWVVFRQCADYAQIEHVLERRSGFSRNSAGSQAQEQVVAANIDYLCIVCGLDGGRNFNLRGIERYIAMAVEGGAKPIIVLNKADLCDDREIALLQAQSVAENIPIHMLSALTKEGVDEFSMSFEKGSTIAFSGQSGVGKSSLINCLLGMETLKTGNLRESDLRGKHTTTHKELFFLKSGAMVIDTPGMRELQLWGSRKSLDQTYGEIHEAAKNCRFRDCTHQNEPGCAVRELLIDGSLETERYENYSDMRAELAFIESKVDETKRHARKAKEKQLSKLIRKTIKTKRK, from the coding sequence ATGATGAATATTAATAAATTAGGCTGGAATTCCTTTTTTGAAGACCAGTTTCAGACTTATAGGGAACAAGGTCTTAGTGTCGGCCGTGTTTTAAGGGAAGTGCGCGGGCAGTACACCCTCTACTCTGCACAAGGCCTTATCAGCGGGGATGTTTCCGGACATTTTCATTATAGAGCAATAGATCGCTCAGATTACCCTACAGTGGGTGACTGGGTGGTCTTCCGGCAATGTGCTGATTATGCCCAGATTGAACACGTGCTTGAGCGGAGAAGTGGATTTTCACGCAACAGTGCCGGAAGTCAGGCTCAGGAACAGGTGGTCGCTGCCAACATCGATTACCTGTGCATAGTCTGCGGACTGGACGGAGGCAGGAACTTCAACCTCCGGGGAATTGAACGCTACATTGCCATGGCAGTGGAAGGCGGTGCAAAACCAATCATCGTGCTGAATAAAGCAGACCTCTGTGATGACCGGGAAATAGCCCTCTTGCAGGCCCAAAGCGTTGCAGAAAATATCCCGATCCACATGCTCAGCGCATTAACCAAAGAAGGGGTAGACGAATTTTCAATGAGTTTTGAAAAAGGTTCTACAATAGCCTTCAGCGGTCAATCCGGTGTGGGAAAATCATCCCTGATCAATTGTCTGTTAGGCATGGAAACGCTGAAAACCGGAAATTTGCGCGAAAGTGACCTGCGCGGCAAACACACCACCACGCATAAGGAATTATTCTTCCTGAAAAGCGGGGCCATGGTCATCGACACTCCCGGTATGCGCGAATTACAATTATGGGGGAGCCGTAAAAGTCTGGATCAAACATATGGTGAAATTCATGAAGCAGCCAAAAACTGCCGCTTCCGGGACTGCACCCACCAGAACGAACCCGGCTGCGCCGTGCGCGAACTCTTGATAGACGGATCATTGGAAACAGAACGCTATGAGAATTACTCTGATATGCGTGCCGAACTCGCCTTTATCGAGAGCAAGGTTGACGAAACAAAGCGTCATGCGAGAAAAGCTAAAGAGAAGCAACTATCCAAGTTGATTCGCAAGACCATAAAAACCAAAAGAAAATAA